In a genomic window of Variovorax paradoxus:
- a CDS encoding dicarboxylate/amino acid:cation symporter, whose product MPRPARRRAGALTPSDRARRAHPFSIPVFSPGRPPASRRFPVDHVSASAPKPFYRSLYFQVITAIVIGVLLGHFYPDTGAAMKPLGDGFIKLIKMIIAPIIFCTVVVGIAGMEDMKKVGKTGGLALLYFEIVSTIALIVGLVIINIVQPGHGMNVDPSQLDAKSIAAYTGPGKMASTTEFLLNVIPTTVVDAFAKGEILQVLLFAVMFGFALHRFGGRGTLVFDFIEKFSHVLFTIVGYIMKVAPIGAFGAMAFTIGKYGVGSLVQLGALMATFYATCLFFIFVVLGAIARAHGFSIWKFIKYIKEELLIVLGTSSSEAALPRMMAKMENLGAKKSVVGLVIPTGYSFNLDGTSIYLTMAAVFIAQATNTPMSITQQITLLLVLLLTSKGAAGVTGSGFIVLAATLSAVGHVPVAGLALILGIDRFMSEARALTNLIGNGVATMVVAKWTGDLDTERLTNQLNQGSGAEADEPELVLDAKEARMPAGSGR is encoded by the coding sequence ATGCCCCGCCCCGCGCGGCGGCGCGCCGGCGCGCTGACCCCGTCCGACCGCGCCCGTCGGGCGCACCCCTTTTCCATCCCAGTGTTCAGCCCCGGCCGGCCCCCGGCCTCAAGGAGATTTCCCGTGGACCACGTATCCGCATCCGCCCCCAAGCCCTTCTACAGATCGCTGTACTTCCAGGTCATCACCGCCATCGTCATCGGCGTGCTGCTCGGCCACTTCTATCCCGACACCGGCGCCGCGATGAAGCCGCTGGGCGACGGCTTCATCAAGCTGATCAAGATGATCATCGCGCCGATCATCTTCTGCACGGTGGTGGTCGGCATCGCCGGCATGGAGGACATGAAGAAGGTCGGCAAGACCGGCGGCCTCGCGCTCTTGTACTTCGAGATCGTCAGCACCATCGCGCTGATCGTCGGCCTGGTCATCATCAACATCGTGCAGCCCGGCCACGGCATGAACGTGGACCCGAGCCAGCTCGACGCCAAGTCGATCGCTGCCTACACCGGCCCGGGCAAGATGGCCTCGACCACCGAGTTCCTGCTCAACGTGATCCCGACCACCGTGGTCGATGCCTTCGCCAAGGGCGAGATCCTGCAGGTGCTGCTGTTCGCCGTGATGTTCGGCTTCGCGCTGCACCGCTTCGGCGGCCGCGGCACGCTGGTGTTCGACTTCATCGAGAAGTTCTCGCACGTGCTGTTCACCATCGTCGGCTACATCATGAAGGTGGCCCCGATCGGTGCCTTCGGCGCGATGGCCTTCACCATCGGCAAGTACGGCGTGGGCTCGCTGGTGCAGCTCGGCGCGCTGATGGCGACCTTCTACGCCACCTGCCTGTTCTTCATCTTCGTGGTGCTCGGCGCGATCGCGCGCGCGCACGGCTTCAGCATCTGGAAGTTCATCAAGTACATCAAGGAAGAGCTGCTGATCGTGCTGGGCACCTCCTCGAGCGAGGCGGCGCTGCCGCGCATGATGGCCAAGATGGAGAACCTCGGCGCCAAGAAGTCGGTGGTCGGCCTGGTGATTCCCACCGGCTACTCGTTCAACCTCGACGGCACCTCGATCTACCTGACCATGGCCGCGGTGTTCATCGCCCAGGCCACCAACACGCCGATGTCGATCACCCAGCAGATCACGCTGCTGCTGGTGCTGCTGCTGACCTCGAAGGGCGCGGCCGGCGTGACCGGCAGCGGCTTCATCGTGCTGGCGGCCACGCTCTCGGCCGTGGGCCACGTGCCGGTGGCGGGCCTGGCGCTGATCCTGGGCATCGACCGCTTCATGTCGGAAGCGCGCGCGCTGACCAACCTGATCGGCAACGGCGTGGCCACCATGGTGGTCGCGAAGTGGACCGGCGACCTCGACACCGAGCGCCTGACCAACCAGCTGAACCAGGGCAGCGGCGCCGAGGCCGACGAGCCCGAGCTGGTGCTCGACGCCAAGGAAGCGCGCATGCCCGCGGGCAGCGGGCGCTGA
- a CDS encoding nitronate monooxygenase yields MTQRLPFLDRLAVPAIAAPMLRVSGIELVSAACRAGVVGAFPTANAESLEAFAGWMARLNDEAGAARDAGTAHAPWCPNLIMRRDPARVRAEVELIVRHRAELVITSVGSPAAVIPALHDGGCLVLADVASVHHAERAIEAGADGLVLLTAGAGGHTGWANPFAFVRAVRAFFDGPLVLAGGLPDGVALRAATVLGCDLGSMGTRFIATEESLASAPYKKMLAASSLDDVMTTRAFTGLPANFLRPSVLNAGLDPAALDETVSVQQARQRFGGGSEGAVIQRWADLWSAGHSVGGVAGLATVEQVVRGLRAEFHASASA; encoded by the coding sequence ATGACGCAGCGCCTGCCCTTCCTCGACCGCCTGGCGGTGCCCGCGATCGCCGCGCCGATGCTGCGCGTGTCGGGCATCGAACTGGTGTCGGCCGCCTGCCGCGCCGGCGTGGTCGGTGCCTTTCCGACCGCCAATGCGGAGTCGCTCGAGGCCTTCGCGGGCTGGATGGCGCGGCTCAACGACGAGGCGGGCGCGGCGCGCGATGCCGGCACCGCGCATGCGCCCTGGTGCCCCAACCTGATCATGCGGCGCGACCCGGCACGCGTGCGCGCCGAGGTCGAGCTGATCGTGCGGCATCGCGCCGAACTCGTGATCACCAGCGTGGGCTCGCCCGCGGCGGTGATTCCCGCGCTGCACGACGGCGGCTGCCTGGTGCTGGCCGACGTGGCCTCGGTGCACCACGCCGAGCGCGCCATCGAGGCCGGCGCCGACGGCCTGGTGCTGCTGACCGCGGGCGCGGGCGGCCACACCGGCTGGGCCAATCCCTTCGCCTTCGTGCGTGCGGTGCGCGCCTTCTTCGACGGCCCGCTGGTGCTGGCCGGCGGCCTGCCCGACGGCGTGGCGCTGCGCGCGGCCACCGTGCTGGGCTGCGACCTGGGCTCGATGGGCACGCGCTTCATCGCCACCGAGGAGAGCCTGGCCTCGGCGCCCTACAAGAAGATGCTGGCCGCGAGCTCGCTCGACGACGTGATGACCACGCGCGCCTTCACCGGCCTGCCGGCCAACTTCCTGCGGCCCTCGGTGCTGAACGCGGGGCTCGATCCGGCGGCGCTCGACGAGACGGTGTCGGTGCAGCAGGCGCGCCAGCGCTTCGGCGGCGGCTCCGAGGGCGCCGTGATCCAGCGCTGGGCCGACCTGTGGAGCGCCGGGCATTCGGTCGGCGGGGTGGCCGGGCTGGCCACGGTCGAGCAGGTGGTGCGCGGGCTGCGCGCGGAATTCCACGCCTCCGCATCGGCCTAG
- a CDS encoding nitronate monooxygenase: MTVPLFRTRITELFGIDHPILGGGLMWLSDARYVAALVNAGCMGFVTPRSFADDAAFAAALVQCRELTRGRPFGVNLTLSKRPEANTAVRRWMEIALAHGVRHFETAGYAPGELIGTLHAAGAVVLHKAPGLRHALAAERAGADAVALVGMEEGGHPGANELPTMLLGALAAEQLRVPVVLAGGIGHGRQLAAVLAQGLDGVLIGSRFLVAEEIATHPAYKRHLLDCDEQSTVRLLHTLGNTWRVLRNETAREVEAIERAGAADHAAFGTLIDGRATRDHCYAQGDWQRGMVSLGPSIAFARRIEPLAAIVAELLAQARASLARLPSLVSPAPEPS; encoded by the coding sequence ATGACGGTACCGCTCTTCCGTACCCGCATCACCGAGCTGTTCGGCATCGACCATCCGATCCTCGGCGGCGGGCTGATGTGGCTGTCGGACGCACGCTACGTGGCCGCGCTGGTCAATGCCGGCTGCATGGGCTTCGTCACGCCGCGCTCCTTCGCCGACGACGCGGCCTTCGCGGCCGCGCTCGTGCAATGCCGCGAGCTCACGCGTGGGCGGCCCTTCGGCGTGAACCTCACGCTCTCGAAGCGGCCCGAGGCCAACACCGCGGTGCGGCGCTGGATGGAGATCGCGCTCGCGCACGGCGTGCGCCATTTCGAGACCGCGGGCTATGCGCCCGGTGAGCTGATCGGCACGCTGCACGCGGCCGGCGCGGTGGTGCTCCACAAGGCGCCGGGCCTGCGCCATGCGCTCGCGGCCGAGCGCGCGGGCGCCGATGCGGTGGCGCTGGTCGGCATGGAGGAGGGCGGCCATCCGGGCGCCAACGAGCTGCCGACCATGCTGCTGGGCGCGCTCGCGGCCGAGCAACTGCGCGTGCCCGTGGTGCTGGCCGGCGGCATCGGCCATGGGCGCCAGCTCGCGGCCGTGCTCGCGCAGGGGCTCGACGGCGTGCTGATCGGCAGCCGCTTCCTGGTGGCCGAGGAGATCGCCACCCATCCGGCCTACAAGCGGCACCTGCTCGACTGCGACGAGCAGTCCACCGTGCGGCTGCTGCACACGCTGGGCAACACCTGGCGCGTGCTGCGCAATGAGACCGCGCGCGAGGTCGAGGCGATCGAGCGCGCGGGCGCGGCCGACCATGCGGCCTTCGGCACGCTGATCGACGGCCGCGCGACGCGCGACCACTGCTATGCGCAGGGCGACTGGCAGCGCGGCATGGTGTCGCTGGGGCCATCGATCGCCTTCGCGCGGCGCATCGAGCCGCTGGCGGCCATCGTGGCCGAGCTGCTGGCGCAGGCGCGGGCCTCGCTCGCGCGCCTGCCTTCCCTCGTTTCCCCCGCACCGGAGCCGTCATGA
- a CDS encoding CoA transferase codes for MTRDVATPPLAGIVVVDFSELLPGPFFTQNLAELGARVIKIERPPHGDNVRRMGPGVFEAVNRGKQSLLVDLKDEAQRAEVRALIATADVVVESYRPGVMARLGLDADGLRAAFPRLVYVSLSGYGQQGPWADLPGHDINYLGAAGVLAVSGVPGGGPAQSFGLPVADLCGAMYALSSTLAALLQRQHTGQGQHLDVALADCALHWMNPRLGAWRSSGDADLEAQREATLVKAAYGAFLCRDGKHLSVAALEDHFWARLCEALDLSPYGDAAFRSHGARKKVAPAINARLAEALAALDADDAFALLQRHDVPVAPVVEPAALATLPQFAQRGKFEGDAALALARYPVPMAGVTPGGLGGAPRLDSARAAERP; via the coding sequence ATGACGCGGGACGTCGCAACGCCGCCGCTGGCCGGCATCGTGGTGGTCGACTTCAGCGAGCTGCTGCCCGGCCCCTTCTTCACGCAGAACCTCGCCGAGCTCGGCGCGCGCGTGATCAAGATCGAGCGCCCGCCGCATGGCGACAACGTGCGGCGCATGGGCCCGGGCGTGTTCGAGGCCGTGAACCGCGGCAAGCAGAGCCTGCTGGTCGATCTCAAGGACGAGGCGCAGCGCGCCGAGGTGCGCGCGCTGATCGCCACGGCCGACGTGGTGGTGGAGTCGTACCGGCCCGGCGTGATGGCGCGGCTGGGGCTCGATGCAGACGGCCTGCGCGCGGCGTTTCCGCGGCTGGTCTACGTGTCGCTCAGCGGCTATGGCCAGCAGGGGCCGTGGGCCGATCTGCCGGGGCACGACATCAACTACCTGGGCGCGGCCGGCGTGCTCGCGGTCTCGGGCGTGCCCGGCGGCGGTCCGGCGCAGAGCTTCGGCCTGCCGGTGGCCGACCTCTGCGGCGCGATGTATGCGCTGTCGTCCACCCTGGCCGCGCTGCTGCAGCGCCAGCACACGGGCCAGGGCCAGCACCTCGACGTGGCGCTGGCCGACTGCGCGCTGCACTGGATGAATCCGCGCCTTGGCGCCTGGCGCTCGTCGGGCGATGCGGACCTGGAAGCGCAGCGCGAGGCCACGCTGGTGAAGGCGGCCTACGGCGCCTTCCTGTGCCGCGACGGCAAGCACCTGTCGGTGGCCGCGCTCGAGGACCACTTCTGGGCCCGCCTGTGCGAGGCGCTCGATCTCTCGCCCTATGGCGACGCGGCCTTTCGCTCGCATGGTGCGCGCAAGAAAGTGGCGCCGGCGATCAATGCGCGGCTGGCCGAGGCGCTGGCCGCGCTCGATGCCGACGATGCCTTCGCGCTGCTGCAGCGGCACGACGTGCCGGTGGCGCCGGTGGTGGAACCGGCCGCGCTCGCGACGCTGCCGCAGTTCGCGCAGCGCGGCAAGTTCGAAGGCGATGCGGCGCTCGCGCTCGCGCGCTATCCGGTGCCGATGGCGGGCGTCACGCCTGGCGGGCTCGGCGGCGCGCCGCGGCTCGACAGCGCGCGCGCGGCTGAGCGGCCATGA
- a CDS encoding acetate--CoA ligase family protein: protein MQGTQDTRPVDIARLIRPRSIALVGASEREGSIGERTLTNLIEHSEFDGEVYLVNPTKAELRGRQCWPSVAALPATPDVAVVAVPASGVLAVIEECTARGVGFAVILSSGFGEAGEEGEREQQRMKEIAARGGLRLYGPNCPGLTNVNHRLGLTFSPSFPHDLTKGPIGLATQGGGLGRNVMQAMERGIGIGLWASTGNEVDLQVADFIHYMADAPDIQVVVTLLEGIKDGAKFAAAVQRCAANGKPVIGLKVGRSEYGRKAAQSHTASLTGSAEVNSAVFRQFGVIEVDDIDELVDTAWLFARAMPGAQEALGIYCSSGGTAALTADAVGAAGLTLATFAPETTAVLRAKLPDYAAIGNPVDTTAMVLSDKTVVETTLGCVANDPHTGLTIVPIALDYGETTTRMADNIINAQKDSASPIVPIWMSDRLGEGYRKLVAAGFAPPRSVNKSIAAIARWVEYGRWKRANPSNPEAHLVLPTRAPEGEFATRSLSESQAKAQLKQAGIALLPQGLASSAEQACTLAEGMGYPVVAKIASAQIVHKSDIGGVKVGLQDAAQVAEAWREIMAAAAKHHPEAAVDGLLVEKMAPRGGTELMVGVTRDPVFGHVMTFGLGGIYVEVLRDVTRRMLPIGPRDAAAMVREIRSFALLDGARGRPKADLAALEALLLRVSEFVVANADRIEEMDLNPVWVGAAGEGALPLDAVIIERVPA from the coding sequence ATGCAAGGCACCCAGGACACGCGCCCGGTCGACATCGCACGGCTGATCCGCCCGCGCTCCATCGCGCTGGTCGGCGCCTCCGAGCGCGAAGGCAGCATCGGCGAGCGCACGCTGACCAACCTGATCGAGCACTCCGAATTCGATGGCGAGGTCTATCTCGTCAATCCCACCAAGGCCGAGCTCCGCGGCCGCCAGTGCTGGCCCAGCGTGGCCGCGCTGCCCGCCACGCCCGACGTGGCCGTGGTCGCGGTGCCCGCGAGCGGCGTGCTGGCCGTGATCGAGGAGTGCACCGCTCGCGGCGTGGGCTTCGCCGTGATCCTGAGTTCGGGCTTCGGCGAGGCCGGCGAGGAAGGCGAGCGCGAGCAGCAGCGCATGAAGGAGATCGCCGCGCGCGGCGGCCTGCGGCTCTACGGCCCCAACTGCCCGGGGCTGACCAACGTCAACCACCGGCTGGGCCTGACCTTCTCGCCCTCGTTCCCGCACGACCTCACCAAGGGCCCGATCGGCCTGGCCACGCAGGGCGGCGGCCTGGGCCGCAACGTGATGCAGGCGATGGAGCGCGGCATCGGCATCGGCCTGTGGGCCTCGACCGGCAACGAGGTCGACTTGCAGGTGGCCGACTTCATCCACTACATGGCCGACGCGCCCGACATCCAGGTCGTCGTTACGCTGCTCGAAGGCATCAAGGACGGCGCGAAGTTCGCGGCCGCGGTGCAGCGCTGCGCGGCCAACGGCAAGCCCGTGATCGGGCTCAAGGTGGGCCGCTCCGAATACGGGCGCAAGGCCGCGCAGTCGCACACCGCCTCGCTCACGGGCTCGGCTGAGGTCAACAGCGCGGTGTTCCGCCAGTTCGGCGTGATCGAGGTCGACGACATCGACGAGCTGGTCGATACCGCCTGGCTGTTCGCGCGCGCCATGCCGGGGGCGCAGGAGGCGCTGGGCATCTACTGCTCCTCGGGCGGCACGGCCGCGCTCACCGCCGACGCGGTGGGCGCCGCCGGCCTCACCTTGGCCACCTTCGCGCCCGAGACCACCGCGGTGCTGCGCGCCAAGCTGCCCGACTACGCGGCCATCGGCAACCCGGTCGACACCACGGCGATGGTGCTCAGCGACAAGACCGTGGTCGAGACCACGCTGGGCTGCGTGGCGAACGATCCGCACACGGGACTGACCATCGTGCCGATCGCGCTCGACTACGGCGAGACCACCACGCGCATGGCCGACAACATCATCAATGCGCAGAAGGACAGCGCCTCGCCGATCGTGCCGATCTGGATGAGCGACCGGCTCGGCGAGGGCTATCGCAAGCTGGTGGCGGCCGGCTTCGCGCCGCCGCGCTCGGTCAACAAGTCGATCGCGGCGATCGCGCGCTGGGTCGAGTACGGGCGCTGGAAGCGCGCGAACCCGTCGAACCCCGAGGCGCATTTGGTGCTGCCGACGCGCGCGCCCGAGGGCGAGTTCGCCACGCGCAGCCTGTCGGAATCGCAGGCCAAGGCGCAGTTGAAGCAAGCGGGCATCGCGCTGCTGCCGCAAGGGCTCGCAAGCTCGGCCGAGCAGGCGTGCACGCTGGCGGAAGGCATGGGCTACCCCGTGGTCGCGAAGATCGCGAGCGCGCAGATCGTCCACAAGTCCGACATCGGCGGCGTGAAGGTGGGCCTGCAGGACGCGGCCCAGGTCGCCGAGGCCTGGCGCGAGATCATGGCCGCGGCCGCGAAGCACCATCCCGAGGCTGCGGTCGACGGCCTGCTGGTCGAGAAGATGGCGCCGCGCGGCGGCACCGAACTCATGGTGGGCGTCACGCGCGACCCGGTGTTCGGCCATGTCATGACCTTCGGCCTCGGCGGCATCTACGTCGAGGTACTGCGCGACGTGACGCGGCGCATGCTGCCGATCGGTCCGCGCGACGCGGCGGCGATGGTGCGCGAGATCCGCAGCTTCGCGCTGCTCGACGGCGCGCGCGGCCGGCCCAAGGCCGACCTCGCGGCGCTCGAGGCGCTGCTGCTGCGCGTGTCGGAGTTCGTGGTGGCGAATGCCGACCGCATCGAGGAGATGGACCTCAACCCGGTCTGGGTGGGCGCGGCGGGCGAGGGTGCGCTGCCGCTCGACGCCGTGATCATCGAGCGCGTGCCGGCATGA
- a CDS encoding acyl-CoA/acyl-ACP dehydrogenase, protein MNFTPDADQELLRDSIRRFMKSEVAPLVAKHDVEKTFPFEILKQLAQFGYIGGRLPESDGGMGLDQMTWAMLMEEAGHTWLSLRTMLNITNGPIHKIASEGTAAQKKRFLEPLLASERRVFTAISEPGTGSNIAQIQTRADLQGDHYVLNGRKLWITNGAFADFGIVVARTFSPDCQGQLSTFLVEREVSPFEARRVDTMVLRSTGTAELSFDNVKVPRENLLGEEGSALKRMLVGLDGARVNIAMGAVGAARAALELSIDYARTRTQFGKPIGSFQLVQKLIVDMTVRVEAARALALRAAAALDANADDARMACSIAKLYATEAAHEVASMALQVHGGLGYSTDYPIERIFRDTRGGTIPEGTTEVQTLIVGREILGMSAIA, encoded by the coding sequence ATGAATTTCACCCCCGACGCCGACCAGGAACTGCTGCGCGACAGCATCCGGCGCTTCATGAAGAGCGAGGTGGCGCCCCTGGTGGCGAAGCACGACGTGGAGAAGACCTTCCCGTTCGAGATCCTGAAGCAGCTCGCGCAGTTCGGCTACATCGGCGGCCGCCTGCCCGAGTCCGATGGCGGCATGGGCCTGGACCAGATGACCTGGGCCATGCTGATGGAGGAGGCGGGCCACACCTGGCTGTCGCTGCGCACCATGCTCAACATCACGAACGGGCCGATCCACAAGATCGCGAGCGAGGGCACGGCGGCGCAGAAGAAGCGGTTCCTCGAGCCGCTGCTGGCGAGCGAGCGCCGCGTCTTCACCGCCATCAGCGAGCCCGGCACCGGCTCGAACATCGCGCAGATCCAGACCCGCGCCGACCTGCAGGGCGACCACTACGTGCTCAACGGCCGCAAGCTGTGGATCACCAACGGCGCCTTCGCCGACTTCGGCATCGTGGTGGCGCGCACCTTCAGCCCCGACTGCCAGGGGCAGCTGTCGACCTTCCTCGTGGAGCGCGAGGTCTCGCCCTTCGAGGCGCGCCGCGTCGACACCATGGTGCTGCGCAGCACCGGCACCGCCGAGCTGAGCTTCGACAACGTGAAGGTGCCGCGCGAGAACCTGCTGGGCGAGGAGGGCAGCGCGCTCAAGCGCATGCTGGTGGGGCTGGACGGCGCGCGCGTGAACATCGCGATGGGCGCGGTCGGCGCCGCGCGCGCGGCGCTCGAGCTGTCGATCGACTATGCACGCACGCGCACCCAGTTCGGCAAGCCGATCGGCAGCTTCCAGCTGGTGCAGAAGCTCATCGTCGACATGACGGTGCGCGTGGAGGCGGCGCGCGCGCTGGCGCTGCGCGCGGCGGCGGCGCTCGACGCCAATGCCGACGACGCGCGCATGGCCTGCTCGATCGCCAAGCTCTATGCCACCGAGGCGGCGCACGAGGTCGCGAGCATGGCGCTGCAGGTGCATGGCGGGCTCGGCTATTCCACCGACTACCCGATCGAGCGCATCTTCCGCGACACCCGCGGCGGCACCATTCCCGAGGGCACGACCGAGGTCCAGACGCTGATCGTCGGGCGCGAGATCCTCGGCATGTCGGCGATCGCCTGA
- a CDS encoding IclR family transcriptional regulator has protein sequence MPTLVPAAARTMALLELFAREKRELSNSDLARLMDLPESSCSDLLHTLHELGYLLRTARSRRFYPTARLLAVAREISASDPLYAVASEAAELLRDKTGETGLVGRVEGGVVKVLAFFEGRHPLRYMQNPGDKLSLHVSALGKAALALGTPEEAARQLRLKPLRQLAEGTITDLAALEAQVARAREQGWIWVENEGGDGLSALAVAGYVGGEPIALSVAGPTDRLRQQREPFLAALQEVQALVFRPRNAREPGAS, from the coding sequence ATGCCCACACTCGTCCCTGCCGCCGCCCGCACGATGGCGCTGCTCGAGCTGTTCGCGCGCGAAAAGCGCGAGCTCTCCAATTCCGACCTGGCGCGGCTCATGGACCTGCCCGAGAGCAGCTGCTCGGATCTGCTGCACACGCTGCACGAGCTCGGCTACCTGCTGCGCACCGCGCGCAGCCGGCGCTTCTATCCGACGGCCCGGCTGCTGGCCGTGGCCCGGGAGATCTCGGCCAGCGACCCGCTCTATGCCGTGGCTTCGGAAGCCGCCGAGCTGCTGCGCGACAAGACCGGCGAGACCGGCCTGGTCGGCCGCGTCGAGGGCGGCGTGGTCAAGGTGCTGGCCTTCTTCGAGGGCCGCCATCCGCTGCGCTACATGCAGAACCCCGGCGACAAGCTGAGCCTGCACGTCTCGGCGCTCGGCAAGGCGGCGCTGGCGCTCGGCACGCCCGAGGAGGCGGCGCGCCAGCTGCGCCTGAAGCCGCTGCGCCAGCTCGCCGAGGGAACCATCACCGACCTCGCCGCGCTCGAGGCGCAGGTGGCGCGCGCGCGCGAGCAGGGTTGGATCTGGGTCGAGAACGAAGGCGGCGACGGGCTCTCGGCCCTGGCCGTCGCCGGCTACGTGGGCGGCGAGCCGATCGCGCTCTCGGTCGCCGGCCCCACCGACCGCCTGCGCCAGCAGCGCGAACCTTTCCTGGCCGCCCTGCAGGAAGTGCAGGCGCTGGTCTTCCGTCCCCGCAACGCCCGGGAGCCCGGCGCCTCGTAG
- a CDS encoding tripartite tricarboxylate transporter substrate binding protein, protein MQKFWKTAFVGLAAVSALLGGTARAAGEAWPTKPITFVVPFTPGGITDNTSRVLAKIVGDKLGQPVVVDNRPGAGGSIGVEAASRQAPDGYTMIYGTQGTQAANLALYKNIRYDPVKDFVPVHAMSETPLILVINPNRPFKTVPELIAYAKANPGKLNFGSAGPGTGTHLTAELFQVATGIKMTHVPYKGSSPALTDLMAGNLDLMFDYPVVVMPFVQAGKLKPLAMTGRARLSVMPEVPTVGELGFPRAESTAWSAVFVPAKTPPEVVKKLGDAIALAIVDPEMLQVTEKFGSVPLKDLRDARLGEFVKTEMVRWREVVQQSGARID, encoded by the coding sequence ATGCAGAAGTTCTGGAAGACAGCATTCGTGGGGCTGGCGGCCGTGTCCGCCCTGCTCGGCGGCACCGCCCGGGCGGCCGGCGAGGCCTGGCCCACCAAGCCCATCACCTTCGTGGTGCCGTTCACGCCCGGCGGCATCACCGACAACACCTCGCGCGTGCTCGCGAAGATCGTGGGCGACAAGCTGGGGCAGCCGGTGGTGGTCGACAACCGGCCCGGCGCGGGCGGCTCGATCGGCGTGGAGGCGGCTTCGCGCCAGGCGCCCGACGGCTACACCATGATCTACGGCACCCAGGGCACGCAGGCCGCCAACCTCGCGCTCTACAAGAACATCCGCTACGACCCGGTGAAGGACTTCGTGCCGGTGCACGCCATGTCCGAGACGCCGCTGATCCTGGTGATCAACCCGAACCGGCCGTTCAAGACCGTGCCCGAGCTGATCGCCTATGCCAAGGCCAACCCCGGCAAGCTCAACTTCGGCTCGGCCGGCCCGGGCACCGGCACGCACCTGACGGCCGAGCTGTTCCAGGTCGCCACCGGCATCAAGATGACCCACGTGCCCTACAAGGGCAGCAGCCCGGCGCTGACCGACCTGATGGCCGGCAACCTCGACCTGATGTTCGACTACCCGGTGGTGGTCATGCCCTTCGTGCAGGCCGGCAAGCTCAAGCCGCTCGCGATGACCGGCCGCGCGCGGCTGTCGGTCATGCCCGAGGTGCCCACCGTGGGCGAGCTCGGCTTCCCGCGCGCCGAGTCCACGGCCTGGAGCGCGGTCTTCGTGCCCGCGAAGACGCCGCCCGAGGTCGTGAAGAAGCTCGGCGACGCGATCGCGCTGGCCATCGTCGACCCCGAGATGCTGCAGGTCACCGAGAAGTTCGGCAGCGTGCCGCTCAAGGACCTGCGCGACGCCAGGCTCGGCGAGTTCGTCAAGACCGAGATGGTGCGCTGGCGCGAGGTGGTGCAGCAATCGGGTGCCCGCATCGACTGA
- a CDS encoding thiolase family protein has translation MSGGNWLAGNGGVYVVGIGLHPYQFPSDTPYTQLGLTAVRAALADAGLAWKQVQAAYVGTTSIGMAAGRVMLRHLGSTGLAVTQVENASASGSFAFRQACMEVAHGISDVVLAMGVDKHGDGRRAANKDGLERLSDTATIPAVKFALMARSYLREHGGGMESMAKVAVKNHGNAALNPYAQFRKPRTLEQVLASPRVAGDLTVQQCCPRGEGAAAVLLVSGQALARLGLDPARCVRVHASAASSERDETRYGEGPIDLVRDSARAALEQAGIGATELDLLELHDAFSVEELLYSEAVGVCQPGEGAAYLERGDSRIGGRCAINASGGLIGMGHPLGPTGIGQVAEIVRQIRGEAEGRQHPAARWGMAHMIGLGSVAIAHVLGGTARC, from the coding sequence ATGAGCGGCGGCAACTGGCTGGCCGGCAACGGCGGCGTCTACGTGGTCGGCATCGGCCTGCATCCCTACCAGTTCCCGAGCGACACGCCCTACACCCAACTGGGCCTGACGGCCGTGCGCGCCGCGCTGGCCGATGCCGGCCTGGCCTGGAAGCAGGTGCAGGCCGCGTACGTGGGCACCACCTCGATCGGCATGGCCGCGGGCCGCGTGATGCTGCGCCACCTGGGCTCGACCGGTCTCGCCGTGACGCAGGTCGAGAACGCCTCGGCCTCGGGCTCCTTCGCCTTCCGCCAGGCCTGCATGGAAGTGGCGCACGGCATCAGCGACGTGGTGCTCGCGATGGGCGTGGACAAGCACGGCGACGGCCGCCGCGCGGCCAACAAGGACGGGCTCGAACGCCTGAGCGACACCGCCACCATCCCGGCCGTGAAGTTCGCGCTGATGGCGCGCAGCTACCTGCGCGAGCACGGCGGCGGCATGGAATCGATGGCGAAGGTGGCGGTCAAGAACCACGGCAACGCCGCGCTCAACCCCTATGCGCAGTTCCGCAAGCCGCGCACGCTCGAGCAGGTGCTGGCCTCGCCCAGGGTGGCGGGCGACCTCACGGTGCAGCAGTGCTGCCCGCGCGGCGAAGGCGCCGCCGCGGTGCTGCTGGTGTCGGGCCAGGCGCTGGCGCGGCTCGGGCTGGATCCGGCGCGCTGCGTGCGCGTGCACGCATCGGCCGCCAGCAGCGAGCGCGACGAGACCCGCTACGGCGAGGGCCCGATCGATCTGGTGCGCGACAGCGCGCGCGCCGCGCTCGAGCAGGCCGGCATCGGCGCCACCGAGCTCGACCTGCTCGAGCTGCACGACGCCTTCTCGGTCGAGGAGCTGCTCTACAGCGAGGCCGTGGGCGTGTGCCAGCCGGGCGAAGGCGCGGCCTACCTCGAGCGCGGCGACTCGCGCATCGGCGGGCGCTGCGCCATCAATGCCTCGGGCGGGCTGATCGGCATGGGCCATCCGCTCGGGCCCACGGGCATCGGCCAGGTCGCCGAGATCGTGCGCCAGATCCGCGGCGAGGCCGAGGGCCGCCAGCACCCGGCCGCGCGCTGGGGCATGGCCCACATGATCGGCCTCGGGTCGGTGGCGATCGCGCACGTGCTCGGCGGCACGGCGCGCTGCTGA